Within Aspergillus oryzae RIB40 DNA, chromosome 2, the genomic segment CTGTTGTCAGCTCTGGATGCAAAAGCTTCCTCGACATCCCACGAACTCTGGAATACCTTGAAACCGAAGGTGTTTGTGTTGGGACGTTTGCGGATGGTCGTACGGGCCAGGTagatttccccgcattttTTACGCGCGACAGTGGCATCAAGAGTCCAAAGGTTATTCAAGATGAGGCAGAGGCAGCTGCCATAATTTGTGAGTCTGCTATGCTTCTCGTGCTTAGTACTAGTGACTGACGTATCGATAGATGCGCAATCAAAACTCCCCGTTTCATCGGGGATGCATTTCGCCAACCCGGTGCCCGTGCAGCAGTCTATTCCTAAAAACGAAATGGATGATATTATTGAGGAGGCAATCCGCCTTGCTAAGGTCGAGGGCCACCAGGGCAGCGACAACACTCCATTCGTACTATCCAAAATCAAGCAACTCAGTGGCGGCAAGAGTGTTACTGCTAATCGTGCTCTGGTTGAGGCTAATGTGCAGCGCGCTGCACGCGTTGCTGTAGAACTTTCAAAGCTGGAACGGACGAACGGAACACTTAATGAGCGGTGAGTTGCCCTGCGTTAGATGCGACTCGGAATGACCCTAATTTCGAGGTGTCTTCAGGCATATGCCAGCAATTTCCGAGGACGTCAAAGCTGACCAAGCAACCTCAGAGGCAGAGCTTAAGCTCAACCCAACTACTGAAGGACCTATCGAGGCATTGGACAAGGTAGACGTTCTCGTTGCTGGCTCTCTTGCAGTTGATCTTTCCTGTGACTATACTCCTCCtgcaggagaaaaagacatCAAACCTGTTTCCGATACTTCCAATCCAGCCACCATCACACAGAGCCTTGGCGGTGTGGGTCACAATGTTGCCATTGCTACCAAGTATCTTGGCAGCTCCGTTCTTTTCTGTAGTGTTGTCGGAGACGATCTAAGTGGCCGTGCAGCCCTAACGGCTCTTCGAACAGAGGGGCTCTCCACTGCTGGCGTACAGGTGCTACCCGCGTCAAACAGCGCCAGGACCGCACAGTATGTAGCTGTTAATGATGCGAAGAAAGACCTCGTTATGGCTATGGCGGACATGGGCATTATGGAACTGCCAGAGCAGAAATTGGACTTCGAGGGCTTTTGGGAGACTCTGCTCTCCCGCACGAAGCCTCAATGGGTTATCGTTGATTCGAACTGGAGCCCTGAAGTTCTAACTAAGTGGGTCGCTGTAGCCAAGAAGCATGGCGCACGAGTTGCGTTCGAGCCCGTATCCAACGCCAAAAGCTGCCGCCTGTTCAGCAAAAGCGCCGAGGTAAATGCGGCAATCAGCCCGTCGGCATCTGTCCCCAACAATGCGATCAGCTTGGCGACTCCCAACCAGTTTGAACTCACTACCATGTACATGGCAGCGCGTGACAGCGGGCTGTTTGACTCCGAGGGCTGGTGGCACATCATAGATGCGATGGGTATGTCGTCGGGAGGTTCTCGAGATCGACTCGTTGCAATGACATCAAACCAACTTGTGGATCAAGGCATACCCCAGCAGAATATCCAACTCCTTCCTTATATCCCCTGTCTCATTACCAAATTAGGGTCACAGGGTGTCCTCGTCACTCAACTTCTTCGTCCCGGTGACCCGCGTCTCACTTCGCCCGATTCTGCTCCTTATATCCTGTCGCGTGCTGCACTGGCTGATGAGTTAGTCGGTGGCGTGTACATGAGATTGTTCCCACCAGCCGCCGTCCTGGCCGACGAGGAAATTGTCAGTGTCAACGGAGCTGGAGATACACTTCTGGGGGCGGTAATCTCAGGACTCGTGAAGGGAGCAAAGACCGTAGAAGATGTCATTCCTTTTGCACAGGAGGCCAGTCTTAGGACGTTGAAGAGTCCAGGAGGTGTCAGCAGTGATATTGCCAGCTTGGTGCGCTCCTAAGTCAATATAGAATCGATGTGAATGTGTATAGATACTATTTCGAATGCACTATATTACGCGGATATAGGCATATAGTTACGAttcctcccccttctccccaaAATTTACCATTTCGGCTCAAAACAAAGCCCTATCGACGCCCTCCCCACCAACAACAGGAAGACGCTCCACAGCATCCTGTCCCTCTCTGTTCTTCCCAGTAGCCTTAAACCCGCTAGGCACCAGACTCGGGTCCAACAGCCCTATCTGCACCAGGACACTCGCCTGATCCCAATAGATATTATGGCGAGCCAGTCTCCCCGCAATGAAGCTAGCCGTCATTATAATCACAACGCGCACTTGTTTACCCGTAGGTGGCACACGGGGCAGCAGCCACGGGATCTCTTCTGTGTGCGTAAACGTGAgcagaagctcatcaacTATCCGGTCTGTGCCGATCGTGCGAGACAGAAGACGAATACTCTGCGACGGTGGCCCGGCAGGGAAGAATTGCGAGGTGTAAAAGTTAGTGATTTGAGCCGGATGTTCTCCTAAggatcatcagcatcagccacGGTCTTCCCTCGCGAGCAGATTCCCAGACCACATAGagcccaaaaaagaaaagaaaagaaaaaaaaaaaaagggaaagatggACGGAACAATCAAAGGGAAGCAAGTGGAAAGAGAATACATACCACCAATCAAGGTAGGAACACAATTGACTACCGCTACCTCATTCAACTCCGCCGTTGGGTCGGAATTCTCCCCGTCACTATCGCCGCCCCCGGTCAAGGGGATCCCACCACCACTCCCTACCATCATGTTCACTGTATTGGCCGCATGATGCTCCACCTCGTCTCGCTCTGCCTCCTGTCCATTGTAGAACAGATTTCGCCAGTACTCCTCCCACACTGTCTCCACGGCGGGTACCTTCCAGCTCCCTCCGGGCCAACCAAACCCGCGCTTCAGGCACTCCAGCGCTCGACTCCAGGCTAGGCGCGAACTGATCACGTCGTGCGTTCTGGCTGTTGACTCCGCGAACCCGGGCTCGGATTCtgggtagaagaagaggtggcATCTGTGGCGCTTTTTGCTGGGGTGGCTGTTGTAGTCGTCCCAGAGGGTGGTGGGTTGGTGGCCGGCGAGATGGACTTGAATGGGAAGGATGGAGAGAGTGTCATAGCAGGTGGCGGTTGACGAAGAGGTCGTGGATGGGGGCACGATGCAGGGGTTTGTCGTTGTGTTGGGGCAACCGGTGAGGCTACTATGGGTATCTGTTCCGGAGATCTGGGGGTAGTAGGTTACTAGGGCACagaggagagggaaagggtTGGTGGCTGTTgttgggtggtggtgggatgTAAGGAGAAGGTAGGCTGGTTTGTTGTATGCTTGGAGTGGTTGTTCTGTTAGCTATTTGGTCGTATCTTCGAGGGCGTATGTACGTACCCACAATCGCATATCTCTCCCCCGGCTCGAGATCGTCCTCTCGCTCGTGGATCAAATTATCCAGGTCTTTCCGGTCTCGCTCGAAATCTCCGCTGGACCCTTGGAATGGAATATATTCGACGCTGAAACCCTCCGCTTCGAATCGCCGGAGAATGTCCGCGTCGAAGTCGGCCGTGTCTGAAGTGACATAGAGTCGGCGCAAAACAGAATTGCTTTTCTTGCGTCTATCGCTGCTGAGGCTGGGAGATTGGGATCCTTGAGGAGGTGCTCTGCTAGGGGTACTGCtgcgacgacgacgatggaTGTGCTGTCGGAGTCgttccattttcttcccttgtGTCTGTATGACTTAGGGTTACAAGTTGGGGGGATTAATAGGAAGTAAGTACTACAGGGTCAGGACAATAGCAATTGCGATCGCAACATTTTTCCAAGTGAAGATGGTACGGAAGGACAACTACTTAAGTTTTAGGCAAcgttctcttctcttatCAACGCTGGGCTGACGTCGACGAGTATTGGCAGAGGATTGGCAGTCTCCATCGTGGCTCCAGCCGAACCCAAGGATGCAACGCAAGGGGAACCGATGTTGCCGTTGCCAAGATAGGGCTGATCCATGCATTATTACGCTATGTCGAATGTCTGTCTATCCACCACGCCACCAATGCGAGTCTATTCaaaataataagaaaaatatgTACTGATACATCATCCCCCCCCCCACTTctcaaccaaaacaaaaaaaataaaaataaaaataaaaaaaaataaaaataaaaataaaacaagcTCTAAAAACTAGTCAACCATTTTCGCTGCTCCTGCACCGCTTCCGAACAATCTTGTCCACTAAGGTAGCTGACATATGCCTTTCGCTGGAGACTCTGGCGCGCAACCTCACAGTCAATCCGAATATCTTCGACCAAGGCTTCCAGCGACACGTAGTCGTATTCTGGACGGATGTACCCCAGAATCAAAAGGTTAAGCTTTGTGCCGTAGAAATCAGGCAATTTATTGAATTTCACTTGGCCTGCCTCGCCGTTTGCTGTCggtgatggcgatgagaGAGGAGGCATGATGTGGATTTCCTATGATCGTCAATCGA encodes:
- a CDS encoding pseudouridine-5'-phosphate glycosidase/carbohydrate kinase family protein (predicted carbohydrate kinase, contains PfkB domain) — translated: MLASRAAARHCCRRTRVPVLVAPVRRLHGLAQSKFLQVSEEVRDAVATGKPVVALESTIYTHGFPYPESVALASLLETVVRANGGVPATIGILNGVAKVGLNAEELIELASTAESKSALKVSRRDLGYICGLGLAGKRLHGGTTVSGTMILAHLAGIKVFGTGGLGGVHRGGESSMDISADLTELGRTPVAVVSSGCKSFLDIPRTLEYLETEGVCVGTFADGRTGQVDFPAFFTRDSGIKSPKVIQDEAEAAAIIYAQSKLPVSSGMHFANPVPVQQSIPKNEMDDIIEEAIRLAKVEGHQGSDNTPFVLSKIKQLSGGKSVTANRALVEANVQRAARVAVELSKLERTNGTLNERHMPAISEDVKADQATSEAELKLNPTTEGPIEALDKVDVLVAGSLAVDLSCDYTPPAGEKDIKPVSDTSNPATITQSLGGVGHNVAIATKYLGSSVLFCSVVGDDLSGRAALTALRTEGLSTAGVQVLPASNSARTAQYVAVNDAKKDLVMAMADMGIMELPEQKLDFEGFWETLLSRTKPQWVIVDSNWSPEVLTKWVAVAKKHGARVAFEPVSNAKSCRLFSKSAEVNAAISPSASVPNNAISLATPNQFELTTMYMAARDSGLFDSEGWWHIIDAMGMSSGGSRDRLVAMTSNQLVDQGIPQQNIQLLPYIPCLITKLGSQGVLVTQLLRPGDPRLTSPDSAPYILSRAALADELVGGVYMRLFPPAAVLADEEIVSVNGAGDTLLGAVISGLVKGAKTVEDVIPFAQEASLRTLKSPGGVSSDIASLVRS
- a CDS encoding dienelactone hydrolase (dienelactone hydrolase and related enzymes) produces the protein MERLRQHIHRRRRSSTPSRAPPQGSQSPSLSSDRRKKSNSVLRRLYVTSDTADFDADILRRFEAEGFSVEYIPFQGSSGDFERDRKDLDNLIHEREDDLEPGERYAIVAYNKPAYLLLTSHHHPTTATNPFPLLCALVTYYPQISGTDTHSSLTGCPNTTTNPCIVPPSTTSSSTATCYDTLSILPIQVHLAGHQPTTLWDDYNSHPSKKRHRCHLFFYPESEPGFAESTARTHDVISSRLAWSRALECLKRGFGWPGGSWKVPAVETVWEEYWRNLFYNGQEAERDEVEHHAANTVNMMVGSGGGIPLTGGGDSDGENSDPTAELNEVAVVNCVPTLIGGEHPAQITNFYTSQFFPAGPPSQSIRLLSRTIGTDRIVDELLLTFTHTEEIPWLLPRVPPTGKQVRVVIIMTASFIAGRLARHNIYWDQASVLVQIGLLDPSLVPSGFKATGKNREGQDAVERLPVVGGEGVDRALF
- the fmn1 gene encoding riboflavin kinase (riboflavin kinase), which translates into the protein MRPDGPRDPVTGPDSGPEPPFPIKLSGPVIKGFGRGSKELGIPTANIPPDGLSDYPDLQVGVYYGVVALDPSRFTSETTILPAVLSIGYNPFYKNTTRSVEIHIMPPLSSPSPTANGEAGQVKFNKLPDFYGTKLNLLILGYIRPEYDYVSLEALVEDIRIDCEVARQSLQRKAYVSYLSGQDCSEAVQEQRKWLTSF